A region from the Mya arenaria isolate MELC-2E11 chromosome 2, ASM2691426v1 genome encodes:
- the LOC128206580 gene encoding histone H3.3A: MARTKQTARKSTGGKAPRKQLATKAARKSAPSTGGVKKPHRYRPGTVALREIRRYQKSTELLIRKLPFQRLVREIAQDFKTDLRFQSAAIGALQEASEAYLVGLFEDTNLCAIHAKRVTIMPKDIQLARRIRGERA; encoded by the exons ATGGCTCGTACAAAGCAGACAGCTAGAAAGTCCACTGGAGGTAAGGCACCTCGAAAACAGCTGGCCACAAAGGCAGCCAGGAAAAGTGCTCCCTCAACTGGTGGCGTGAAGAAACCCCACAGGTATAGGCCCGGTACCGTTGCCCTGAGAGAAATCAGAAGGTACCAGAAGTCTACCGAGCTGCTCATCAGGAAACTTCCCTTCCAGAGATTAGTGAGGGAAATTGCTCAGGATTTCAAGACCGATCTGAGATTCCAGAGTGCTGCCATTGGTGCTCTGCAG GAAGCCAGTGAGGCCTACTTGGTTGGACTGTTTGAGGATACCAACCTGTGCGCCATCCACGCTAAGAGAGTCACAATCATGCCCAAAGACATTCAGTTGGCCAGACGTATTCGTGGTGAACGTGCTTAA
- the LOC128225197 gene encoding uncharacterized protein LOC128225197 isoform X2: MNASNITSYSQDIYTLNISCYTDINNDYCLISWTTDGQLLRANGYGTDKIHNSSLMVFVNVSKENNGQTITCSVNCSNFDVQLSKSHSLQVPYKPSVHLSVKDEVLLNAHDSTSVTCTAKSLPFSDIVWTVNGDTQLLVCNKSEECVMKTIPIETNEHRNYTCTAYFELGNYNTSANSSFLAIGRASTNSNDIPIVWIIIGLSVIIAAVIISSVIVLARKRFLKKNQHVNTSEPQPVQHVNVQENETVEMNEEVTYAQVNKIRTNRTEAVGPKTKGSESNLVYADIDIDHLETAGKPPSRQRPPSPTEYAEIHTIRTESGSSSDNIIT; encoded by the exons ATGAACGCATCAAATATAACAAGCTATTCGCAGGACATATATACTCTCAATATCAGTTGCTACACGGACATAAACAATGACTATTGCTTGATATCCTGGACAACAGATGGGCAACTACTTCGTGCAAACGGATACGGGACAGACAAAATACATAATTCGTCTTTAATGGTGTTTGTGAATGTCAGTAAAGAAAACAACGGTCAAACTATTACCTGCAGCGTCAATTGCTCCAACTTTGATGTTCAACTATCCAAGTCGCATTCTTTACAAGTGCCAT ATAAACCGAGTGTTCACTTGTCGGTTAAAGACGAAGTATTGCTTAATGCTCATGACTCTACCAGCGTTACTTGCACGGCAAAGAGTCTACCATTTTCGGATATTGTTTGGACGGTAAACGGAGACACACAACTCCTCGTTTGCAATAAGTCCGAGGAATGTGTGATGAAAACTATCCCGATAGAAACAAACGAGCACCGAAACTACACATGCACAGCTTATTTCGAATTAGGAAATTATAACACAAGTGCGAACAGTTCATTTCTTGCAATTGGAAGAG CTTCGACCAACAGTAACGATATACCAATAGTGTGGATAATCATTGGTTTGAGCGTTATTATTGCGGCTGTCATTATTTCATCGGTCATCGTATTGGCCAGAAAAC GATTTTTAAAGAAGAATCAACACGTAAATACAAGTGAACC TCAGCCTGTCCAACATG TCAACGTGCAGGAAAATGAAACAGTAGAAATGAACGAAGAGGTTACGTACGCCCAAGTTAACAAAATCAGGACAAATAGGACAGAAGCAGTGGGGCCTAAAACGAAG gGTTCAGAAAGCAACCTAGTTTATGCAGATATAGACATCGACCATTTGGAGACAGCCGGCAAACCACCTTCGAGACAGAGGCCGCCAAGTCCGACAGAATATGCTGAAATTCATACTATCAGAACAGAAAGTGGATCAAGCAGTGACAATATTATAACCTAA
- the LOC128225197 gene encoding uncharacterized protein LOC128225197 isoform X1, with amino-acid sequence MNASNITSYSQDIYTLNISCYTDINNDYCLISWTTDGQLLRANGYGTDKIHNSSLMVFVNVSKENNGQTITCSVNCSNFDVQLSKSHSLQVPYKPSVHLSVKDEVLLNAHDSTSVTCTAKSLPFSDIVWTVNGDTQLLVCNKSEECVMKTIPIETNEHRNYTCTAYFELGNYNTSANSSFLAIGRASTNSNDIPIVWIIIGLSVIIAAVIISSVIVLARKRFLKKNQHVNTSEPQPVQHVFTAVNVQENETVEMNEEVTYAQVNKIRTNRTEAVGPKTKGSESNLVYADIDIDHLETAGKPPSRQRPPSPTEYAEIHTIRTESGSSSDNIIT; translated from the exons ATGAACGCATCAAATATAACAAGCTATTCGCAGGACATATATACTCTCAATATCAGTTGCTACACGGACATAAACAATGACTATTGCTTGATATCCTGGACAACAGATGGGCAACTACTTCGTGCAAACGGATACGGGACAGACAAAATACATAATTCGTCTTTAATGGTGTTTGTGAATGTCAGTAAAGAAAACAACGGTCAAACTATTACCTGCAGCGTCAATTGCTCCAACTTTGATGTTCAACTATCCAAGTCGCATTCTTTACAAGTGCCAT ATAAACCGAGTGTTCACTTGTCGGTTAAAGACGAAGTATTGCTTAATGCTCATGACTCTACCAGCGTTACTTGCACGGCAAAGAGTCTACCATTTTCGGATATTGTTTGGACGGTAAACGGAGACACACAACTCCTCGTTTGCAATAAGTCCGAGGAATGTGTGATGAAAACTATCCCGATAGAAACAAACGAGCACCGAAACTACACATGCACAGCTTATTTCGAATTAGGAAATTATAACACAAGTGCGAACAGTTCATTTCTTGCAATTGGAAGAG CTTCGACCAACAGTAACGATATACCAATAGTGTGGATAATCATTGGTTTGAGCGTTATTATTGCGGCTGTCATTATTTCATCGGTCATCGTATTGGCCAGAAAAC GATTTTTAAAGAAGAATCAACACGTAAATACAAGTGAACC TCAGCCTGTCCAACATG tTTTCACTGCAGTCAACGTGCAGGAAAATGAAACAGTAGAAATGAACGAAGAGGTTACGTACGCCCAAGTTAACAAAATCAGGACAAATAGGACAGAAGCAGTGGGGCCTAAAACGAAG gGTTCAGAAAGCAACCTAGTTTATGCAGATATAGACATCGACCATTTGGAGACAGCCGGCAAACCACCTTCGAGACAGAGGCCGCCAAGTCCGACAGAATATGCTGAAATTCATACTATCAGAACAGAAAGTGGATCAAGCAGTGACAATATTATAACCTAA
- the LOC128214124 gene encoding uncharacterized protein LOC128214124, protein MVFVNVSKENNGQTITCSVNCSNFDVQLSKSHIVQVPYKPSVHLSVQDEVLLNAHDTTSVTCTAKSLPHSDIVWSVNEDKQLLVCNKSIECKIHTLPIESDEHRNYTCTAFFEFGDYDTSATISFLAIGRASTQKPYEIPNESEDASLTNSNGIPIVWIVIGLSVIIAVVIISTVIVLVRKRFLKKNQHANSSEPQPVQHANVQGNETVEMNEEVTYAQVNKVRTNRTETLGPKTKGSDTNLVYADIDIEHLETASKPPSRERPPSPTEYAEIHTIRTERGSNSDNIITSSQGK, encoded by the exons ATGGTGTTTGTGAATGTCAGTAAAGAAAACAACGGTCAAACTATTACCTGCAGCGTCAATTGCTCCAACTTCGATGTTCAACTATCGAAGTCGCATATAGTACAAGTACCAT ATAAACCGAGTGTTCACTTGTCGGTTCAAGACGAAGTATTGCTAAATGCTCATGACACAACCAGCGTAACTTGCACGGCAAAGAGCCTGCCACATTCAGATATTGTTTGGTCGGTTAACGAAGACAAACAACTCCTCGTTTGCAATAAGTCCATAGAATGTAAGATTCATACACTGCCAATAGAATCAGATGAACACAGAAACTATACATGCACAGCTTTTTTCGAATTTGGAGACTATGACACGAGTGCGACCATTTCATTTCTTGCAATTGGAAGag CTTCGACACAAAAACCATATGAAATTCCAAATGAAAGTGAAGATGCGTCATTGACCAACAGTAACGGTATACCAATAGTGTGGATAGTCATTGGTTTGAGCGTTATTATTGCGGTTGTCATTATTTCAACGGTCATCGTATTGGTCAGAAAAC GGTTTTTAAAGAAGAATCAACACGCAAATTCAAGCGAACC TCAGCCTGTCCAACATG CCAACGTGCAGGGAAATGAAACAGTAGAAATGAACGAAGAGGTTACATACGCCCAAGTTAACAAAGTCAGGACAAATAGGACGGAAACATTGGGGCCTAAAACGAAG GGTTCAGATACTAACCTAGTGTATGCAGATATAGACATCGAACATTTGGAGACGGCCAGCAAACCACCTTCGAGAGAGAGGCCGCCAAGTCCGACAGAATATGCTGAAATTCATACTATCAGAACAGAACGTGGATCAAACAGTGACAATATTATTACCTCAAGTCAGGGAAAATAA